A genomic window from Prunus persica cultivar Lovell chromosome G2, Prunus_persica_NCBIv2, whole genome shotgun sequence includes:
- the LOC18785743 gene encoding protein BRI1-5 ENHANCED 1, with the protein MEEVGGGTVCVTGGTGYVASWLIMRLLQHGYSVRATVRSNPSAESKRDISYLTNLPGAPDRLQIFHADLNQPETFNEAIQGCTGVFHVAHPIDVEGKEPEETVTNRALEGTLGILKACINSKTVKRVIYTSSLATILFNSKGLSETDESTWSELDLCKSSSLVSSSYLVSKTVVERAALEFAEKHGLDLVTVVLPIVFGPFICPNIPASVYMGLAPIFGDEDKCKYLTNTYMVHIDDVASAHIHLLEHSNAKGRYICSSVQTTIHELYDFLPARYPDFQIRMSDNLNEIKSYKRSKVSSRKLLSTGFKFEYGLGEMFDGAVQCCKEKGFL; encoded by the exons ATGGAAGAGGTTGGAGGAGGAACAGTTTGTGTAACTGGTGGAACAGGATATGTGGCTTCATGGCTGATTATGAGGCTTCTTCAGCATGGCTACTCTGTCCGGGCCACCGTTCGATCCAACCCTTCAG CTGAAAGCAAGAGAGATATCAGCTACTTGACAAACTTACCAGGAGCCCCAGACAGACTCCAAATTTTCCATGCAGATCTCAATCAACCCGAGACTTTCAACGAGGCCATTCAAGGCTGCACTGGAGTCTTCCACGTTGCTCACCCCATTGACGTGGAAGGCAAAGAACCTGAGGAAACAGTGACCAACAGAGCTCTGGAAGGAACCCTAGGCATTTTAAAGGCATGCATAAACTCCAAGACAGTGAAACGCGTCATTTACACTTCAAGTTTAGCCACAATATTGTTCAACAGCAAAGGCCTTAGTGAAACTGATGAAAGTACATGGAGTGAGCTTGATCTTTGCAAAAGCAGCAGCCTTGTGAGCTCTTCATACTTGGTTTCTAAAACAGTTGTGGAGAGGGCAGCTTTGGAGTTTGCAGAAAAGCATGGCTTGGATCTTGTCACTGTTGTTCTTCCCATTGTATTTGGACCCTTCATTTGTCCAAATATTCCTGCTTCTGTGTACATGGGACTGGCTCCCATATTtg GTGACGAGGACAAATGTAAATATCTTACTAACACATATATGGTACACATAGATGATGTGGCAAGTGCACATATCCATCTTCTGGAACATTCTAATGCAAAAGGGAGGTACATTTGTTCCTCAGTTCAAACAAcaattcatgaattatatgattttcttCCTGCAAGATACCCCGACTTTCAAATACGAATGTCAGA CAACTTAAATGAGATTAAAAGTTACAAAAGATCAAAGGTCTCTTCAAGGAAACTGTTGAGCACTGGGTTCAAATTCGAATACGGCCTCGGTGAAATGTTTGATGGCGCTGTGCAATGCTGTAAAGAGAAGGGTTTCTTGTAA